Proteins co-encoded in one Anolis carolinensis isolate JA03-04 unplaced genomic scaffold, rAnoCar3.1.pri scaffold_9, whole genome shotgun sequence genomic window:
- the zfpm1 gene encoding zinc finger protein ZFPM1 isoform X2, with protein MSRRKQSNPRQIKRTFGEMEEGEEAPLQDSASSQLEKEGGASDPDGDSSAEGDSPASPCSERSELKENMESPTEPEKQETPEKPQEQKPWNGPAELEMMTSEEGNKPQAKQNVPEGVSWGPYRGNIQSEASSPGHGEQPNHPVSLMLENEDCWLSALPLVPAESDANSVIYKKDDAIWCKTTTAIAEGEALRAFVMAEPMGIPNHSVKTESGEPAFAASLPPEIQLLPQQAGMAAILATAVVNKDVFPCKDCGIWYRSERNLQAHLMYYCASRQSAASPAMDEKPKETYPNERICPFPQCKKSCPSASSLEIHMRSHSGERPFVCLICLSAFTTKANCERHLKVHTDTLNGVCHSCGFISTTRDILYSHLVTNHMICQPGSKGEVYSPGPTGPAPGNKPLNPGVNTPVPAPSFKCSFCGYVADCLLSLQQHVVLHSAAVAAASAAASAAAIPPGSDSKAAQSHPDVSAKAATQGASLPSTNEVANGSPPQEASSSAAVSDGVLQVRIKEEPLDEGEASAGPLLAQTATGPESEPEASSRASSPRSMHSVKVKSEVASPTPGSSPVPSEPGSSIPGSTIFLPQYVFGHEATVVPQASEILAKMSELVHSRLKQGHGGVPPNLFPGTPVPKGATCFECEITFNNINNYYVHKRLYCSSRRVTEENSPSARKLKAAPSSAAPKGPPATLLSPQQPGEDKTTEEGEAGGGATPPALEIKQEVKVEESAAKASPSPEADAAGRTSEDSQSPGASSVEEPDDDPSRTVCEACNIRFSRHETYMVHKRYYCASRHDPPLRRSGAAGKVPFLPQPIRTRKRRKLYEIHNAASQLNSSSSSTPEAHRPEVPPVVPALISVVKAAPSPSSSPDADGPIDLSKKPRLHGGSGGEVLPASLLPLADYHECTACRISFHTLDSYLAHKKYYCPATPLQPSTLEQLQKIKGAVPALLKPRGSPERSGDEHEGPPQVKVEKATPSLCPAAPQPTFPGLDPLQQRYLDAKALHLQGGKVSLAACPYCPLNGAVKGDLVEHFRNAHGLFAAKTVSGATLIEATRTLAEGSHLLPPLPAASPPQTLPRLRKDSFNGKEPPIPPVSNGSPRPSASPQPLLPASPSVPLPVSPLPEVPPNALPGFTDKSVQTPPGKGPPAPVTNGNHRYCRLCNIKFSSLSTFIAHKKYYCSSHAAEHVK; from the exons CTGAGCTGGAGATGATGACTTCCGAGGAGGGAAACAAGCCACAGGCCAAGCAGAACGTGCCGGAAGGAGTGTCATGGGGTCCCTACCGGGGCAACATCCAAAGCGAGGCCTCGTCTCCTGGACACGGAGAGCAG CCAAATCACCCGGTGTCCCTGATGCTGGAAAACGAAGATTGCTGGCTGTCGGCGCTGCCGTTGGTTCCTGCCGAAAGCGACGCCAATTCAGTGATCTACAAGAAAG ATGATGCGATTTGGTGCAAAACCACGACGGCCATTGCGGAAGGGGAGGCGCTGAGGGCGTTTGTCATGGCCGAGCCCATGGGGATCCCCAACCACAGCGTGAAGACCGAGAGTGGGGAGCCCGCCTTCGCTGCCTCGCTGCCCCCCGAAATCCAGCTCCTGCCCCAGCAAGCTGGCATGGCCGCCATACTGGCCACGGCGGTCGTGAACA AGGACGTCTTCCCCTGCAAAGACTGCGGCATCTGGTACCGGAGCGAGCGCAACCTGCAGGCTCACTTGATGTATTATTGCGCCAGCCGGCAGAGCGCGGCTTCGCCCGCCATGGACGAGAAGCCCAAGGAGACCTACCCCAACGAGCGCATTTGCCCCTTCCCGCAGTGCAAGAAGAGCTGCCCCAGCGCCAGCTCCCTGGAGATCCACATGCGCAGCCACAGCG GAGAGAGACCTTTTGTCTGCCTCATCTGCCTTTCTGCTTTCACCACAAAAGCAAACTGTGAGCGACACTTGAAGGTCCACACTGACACATTGAACG GGGTCTGCCACAGCTGTGGCTTCATCTCCACCACCAGAGATATCCTCTACAGCCACCTGGTCACCAACCATATGATCTGCCAGCCCGGCTCCAAGGGGGAGGTCTATTCCCCAGGCCCCACTGGCCCGGCTCCTGGCAACAAGCCCCTCAACCCAG GTGTGAACACACCCGTCCCGGCGCCCAGCTTCAAGTGCAGCTTTTGTGGTTATGTGGCGGACTGTTTGCTCAGCCTCCAACAACATGTGGTGCTCCACAGTGCCGCCGTTGCCGCAGCCTCTGCCGCAGCCTCCGCCGCGGCCATTCCTCCAGGTTCGGATTCCAAAGCTGCGCAAAGCCATCCAGATGTCTCAGCCAAGGCGGCGACACAGGGAGCATCATTGCCCAGCACAAACGAAGTGGCAAATGGCTCTCCTCCCCAAGAAGCCAGCTCCTCCGCAGCCGTATCCGACGGGGTGCTGCAAGTGCGGATCAAGGAGGAGCCCCTAGACGAGGGGGAGGCGTCCGCCGGACCCCTTTTGGCACAGACGGCGACTGGTCCCGAGTCGGAACCGGAGGCCTCTTCCCGAGCGTCTTCTCCCCGCAGCATGCACTCCGTGAAGGTCAAGTCCGAGGTCGCCAGCCCCACTCCGGGGTCCAGCCCAGTGCCCAGCGAACCCGGATCCAGCATCCCAGGCAGCACGATCTTCCTGCCCCAGTATGTCTTCGGCCACGAGGCCACGGTGGTGCCGCAGGCGTCGGAGATCCTGGCCAAGATGTCGGAGCTGGTGCACAGCCGGCTGAAGCAAGGCCACGGAGGAGTCCCCCCGAACCTTTTCCCGGGTACCCCAGTGCCCAAGGGGGCCACCTGCTTCGAATGCGAGATCACgttcaacaacatcaacaactacTACGTCCACAAGCGGCTGTATTGCTCCAGCCGCCGGGTGACGGAGGAGAACTCCCCCAGCGCTCGGAAGTTGAAAGCGGCCCCCTCGTCAGCTGCCCCCAAGGGCCCCCCTGCAACACTCCTCTCACCACAGCAGCCTGGGGAGGACAAGACCACGGAAGAAGGGGAAGCTGGGGGAGGGGCCACTCCACCCGCCCTAGAGATCAAGCAGGAGGTGAAGGTGGAGGAGAGCGCAGCCAAAGCCAGCCCCTCACCCGAGGCGGACGCAGCGGGGCGCACGAGTGAGGACAGCCAGAGTCCCGGGGCCAGCTCTGTGGAGGAGCCGGACGATGACCCCAGCCGCACCGTATGTGAGGCCTGCAACATCCGCTTCAGCCGGCACGAGACCTACATGGTGCACAAGCGCTATTACTGTGCCTCCCGCCACGACCCTCCGCTGCGCCGGAGCGGGGCTGCCGGGAAAGTGCCCTTCCTGCCCCAGCCCATCCGCACTCGCAAGCGGCGCAAGCTGTACGAGATCCACAACGCCGCCAGCCAgctcaacagcagcagcagcagcaccccaGAAGCCCACCGCCCCGAGGTGCCACCAGTCGTCCCCGCTCTCATTTCCGTGGTCAAGGCGGCCCCTTCCCCAAGCTCAAGCCCCGATGCCGATGGGCCCATCGACCTGAGCAAGAAGCCCCGGCTTCACGGCGGCAGCGGCGGAGAGGTGCTCCCGGCCTCCCTGCTGCCCCTGGCGGACTACCACGAATGCACCGCTTGCCGCATCAGCTTCCACACCCTGGACAGCTATCTGGCCCACAAGAAGTACTACTGCCCGGCCACACCGTTACAGCCCAGCACTCTGGAGCAGCTGCAGAAGATCAAGGGAGCGGTCCCGGCTCTTCTGAAACCTCGGGGAAGCCCAGAGAGGTCGGGGGACGAACACGAGGGGCCCCCGCAGGTCAAAGTAGAGAAGGCCACGCCGTCCTTGTGCCCCGCCGCTCCCCAGCCCACCTTTCCCGGCTTGGATCCCCTTCAGCAGCGCTACCTGGATGCCAAGGCCCTCCACCTCCAAGGCGGGAAGGTGTCGCTGGCGGCGTGCCCCTACTGCCCGCTCAATGGGGCCGTCAAGGGGGACTTGGTGGAGCACTTCCGCAACGCCCACGGCCTCTTTGCTGCCAAAACGGTCTCCGGCGCCACCTTGATCGAGGCCACCCGGACGCTGGCCGAGGGCAGCCACTTGCTCCCCCCGCTGCCCGCCGCCTCCCCGCCCCAGACCCTCCCCCGGTTGCGCAAGGACAGCTTCAACGGCAAGGAGCCCCCCATCCCCCCGGTGTCGAACGGGAGTCCACGTCCCTCCGCCTCCCCGCAGCCTCTTTTGCCCGCCTCCCCCTCCGTCCCATTGCCCGTGTCTCCTTTGCCCGAGGTGCCCCCCAACGCCCTTCCCGGCTTTACGGACAAAAGCGTCCAGACCCCGCCGGGCAAAGGACCGCCGGCCCCCGTGACCAACGGCAACCACCGGTACTGCCGCCTCTGCAacatcaagttcagcagcctcTCGACTTTCATCGCCCACAAGAAGTACTACTGTTCCTCACATGCGGCCGAACACGTCAAGTAA